The Ciona intestinalis chromosome 11, KH, whole genome shotgun sequence genome has a segment encoding these proteins:
- the LOC100183296 gene encoding fatty acid synthase produces the protein MGKCFTESNLPTGAMAVVGLTWEKALEFCSGSEVELACHNAYDLVAISGAKQAVLGMVERMKKEDLFTRVFDTGNLASHSKYMLLIYERVLRDISTVIPNPKPLTKRWISTSVKLNNNEQPTTENREVLCSGEYYANNLRNVVRFYDALKQIPDGAVTIEVSPNGILTRAILKRALPNCKMLVIASSDEDNGIQTLCDCLDSLRTLGVDVKNTESISSLVTAVSFST, from the exons ATGGGGAAATGTTTTACTGAAAGCAATCTTCCAACTGGGGCAATGGCGGTCGTAG GTCTTACATGGGAAAAGGCTTTGGAATTCTGCAGTGGCAGCGAGGTTGAACTGGCCTGCCACAACGCTTACGACTTGGTTGCTATTTCTGGAGCCAAACAAGCAGTCTTAGGTATGGTggaaagaatgaaaaaagaaGACTTATTTACCAGAGTATTCGACACGGGCAATTTGGCGTCCCACTCAAAATACATGCTGTTGATTTACGAAAGAGTATTGCGGGATATATCAACG GTAATTCCAAACCCAAAACCTCTCACAAAAAGATGGATTTCAACGTCAGTGAAACTAAACAACAACGAACAACCTACAACTGAAAACAGAGAAGTTCTTTGTTCCGGAGAATATTACGCTAACAACCTTCGAAATGTGGTTCGATTTTACGACGCTTTGAAACAAATTCCTGATGGCGCTGTAACTATTGAAGTTTCCCCTAATGGAATTCTTACGCGG GCGATTCTTAAACGGGCACTCCCAAACTGCAAAATGCTGGTAATAGCTTCAAGCGATGAAGACAACGGAATACAAACATTGTGCGACTGCCTGGATAGTCTTCGAACCCTGGGTGTTGACGTGAAAAACACAGAGTCGATATCGTCCTTGGTGACAGCAGTTTCCTTTTCTACATAA